A single Danio rerio strain Tuebingen ecotype United States chromosome 17, GRCz12tu, whole genome shotgun sequence DNA region contains:
- the LOC141375008 gene encoding serine/threonine-protein kinase pim-3-like isoform X1 — translation MGENRSRSRSRSSAFIQAAVQDVRTHDGDGETQTVSQELDGPLPSLLAKSVSTDQGNRKRKRQSGSQQTPEDERPSTSSRRALKRSRRDAYAKGPLLGDGGFGSVFAGMRRSDGLPVAIKYVSKERTQRRLRVEGQGRLPLEVALMTRVNSAPACPNVLQLLDWFDRPRRYILILERPDPCQDLQSFCEENGCLDERLAKKVLVQLIAALKHCESRGVLHRDVKPENLLISTESQDIKLLDFGCGDLLKRSAYKYFAGTIQYAPPEWFCRQRYHAGPATVWSVGVTLFNILCNRFPFGGALRVTSRSKLTFPITLSTECRQLIGWCLSPAAADRPSLDDIERHPWLQ, via the exons atgggtgaaaaccgca gccgctccagatccaggagttctgctttcatccaggcagctgttcaggacgtcaggacacatgatggtgatggtgaaacccagaccgtgagccaagagcttgatggacctctgccttccctgttggccaaatctgtgtccacagatcagggtaacaggaagaggaagcggcagagcggcagccagcaaacaccagaagatgaacgtccgtccacctcatctagaagagctctcaaacgctctcgcagag acgcgtatgcaaagggcccactgctgggagacggtggatttggctctgtgttcgctgggatgcgcaggtccgatggactgcca gtcgccatcaagtatgtgtctaaagagcggacacagaggagactgagagtt gaaggtcagggtcggctgccgctggaggtggcactgatgacccgcgtcaattcagctcctgcctgccccaacgtcctgcagctgcttgactggtttgaccgtcccagacgctacatcctgatcctggagcgtccggatccctgccaagacctccagagcttctgtgaggagaacggctgtctggatgagcgtctggccaagaaagtgctggtgcagctgatcgcggctctgaaacactgcgagagccgcggagtcctgcaccgggacgtcaagccagagaacctgctgatctccacagagtcccaggacatcaagctgctggacttcggctgtggagatctgctcaagcgctcggcctacaaatacttcgcag gaactattcaatacgctccacctgagtggttctgcagacagcgctaccatgcgggtccagctacggtgtggtcagtaggagtgaccctcttcaacatcctgtgcaaccgtttccccttcggaggtgcactgagggtcacgtccagaagcaaactgaccttccccataactctgtcaacag agtgccgtcagctgattggctggtgtctcagtccagcggcggctgatcggcccagtttggacgatattgagcgccatccctggttacagtga
- the LOC141375008 gene encoding serine/threonine-protein kinase pim-3-like isoform X2, producing MGENRSRSRSRSSAFIQAAVQDVRTHDGDGETQTVSQELDGPLPSLLAKSVSTDQGNRKRKRQSGSQQTPEDERPSTSSRRALKRSRRDAYAKGPLLGDGGFGSVFAGMRRSDGLPVAIKYVSKERTQRRLRVEGQGRLPLEVALMTRVNSAPACPNVLQLLDWFDRPRRYILILERPDPCQDLQSFCEENGCLDERLAKKVLVQLIAALKHCESRGVLHRDVKPENLLISTESQDIKLLDFGCGDLLKRSAYKYFAGTIQYAPPEWFCRQRYHAGPATVWSVGVTLFNILCNRFPFGGALRVTSRSKLTFPITLSTEAVDADGEEENTHRTHTEQQIPAENTL from the exons atgggtgaaaaccgca gccgctccagatccaggagttctgctttcatccaggcagctgttcaggacgtcaggacacatgatggtgatggtgaaacccagaccgtgagccaagagcttgatggacctctgccttccctgttggccaaatctgtgtccacagatcagggtaacaggaagaggaagcggcagagcggcagccagcaaacaccagaagatgaacgtccgtccacctcatctagaagagctctcaaacgctctcgcagag acgcgtatgcaaagggcccactgctgggagacggtggatttggctctgtgttcgctgggatgcgcaggtccgatggactgcca gtcgccatcaagtatgtgtctaaagagcggacacagaggagactgagagtt gaaggtcagggtcggctgccgctggaggtggcactgatgacccgcgtcaattcagctcctgcctgccccaacgtcctgcagctgcttgactggtttgaccgtcccagacgctacatcctgatcctggagcgtccggatccctgccaagacctccagagcttctgtgaggagaacggctgtctggatgagcgtctggccaagaaagtgctggtgcagctgatcgcggctctgaaacactgcgagagccgcggagtcctgcaccgggacgtcaagccagagaacctgctgatctccacagagtcccaggacatcaagctgctggacttcggctgtggagatctgctcaagcgctcggcctacaaatacttcgcag gaactattcaatacgctccacctgagtggttctgcagacagcgctaccatgcgggtccagctacggtgtggtcagtaggagtgaccctcttcaacatcctgtgcaaccgtttccccttcggaggtgcactgagggtcacgtccagaagcaaactgaccttccccataactctgtcaacag
- the LOC137489982 gene encoding serine/threonine-protein kinase pim-3-like isoform X2 has protein sequence MGENRSRSRSRSSAFIQAAVQDVRTHDGDGETQTVSQELDGPLPSLLAKSVSTDQGNRKRKRQSGSQQTPEDERPSTSSRRALKRSRRDAYAKGPLLGDGGFGSVFAGMRRSDGLPVAIKYVSKERTQRRLRVEGQGRLPLEVALMTRVNSAPACPNVLQLLDWFDRPRRYILILERPDPCQDLQSFCEENGCLDERLAKKVLVQLIAALKHCESRGVLHRDVKPENLLISTESQDIKLLDFGCGDLLKRSAYKYFAGTFQYAPPEWFCRQRYHAGPATVWSVGVTLFNILCNRFPFGGALRVTSRSKLTFPITLSTEAVDADGEEENTHRTHTEQQIPAENTL, from the exons atgggtgaaaaccgca gccgctccagatccaggagttctgctttcatccaggcagctgttcaggacgtcaggacacatgatggtgatggtgaaacccagaccgtgagccaagagcttgatggacctctgccttccctgttggccaaatctgtgtccacagatcagggtaacaggaagaggaagcggcagagcggcagccagcaaacaccagaagatgaacgtccgtccacctcatctagaagagctctcaaacgctctcgcagag acgcgtatgcaaagggcccactgctgggagacggtggatttggctctgtgttcgctgggatgcgcaggtccgatggactgcca gtcgccatcaagtatgtgtctaaagagcggacacagaggagactgagagtt gaaggtcagggtcggctgccgctggaggtggcactgatgacccgcgtcaattcagctcctgcctgccccaacgtcctgcagctgcttgactggtttgaccgtcccagacgctacatcctgatcctggagcgtccggatccctgccaagacctccagagcttctgtgaggagaacggctgtctggatgagcgtctggccaagaaagtgctggtgcagctgatcgcggctctgaaacactgcgagagccgcggagtcctgcaccgggacgtcaagccagagaacctgctgatctccacagagtcccaggacatcaagctgctggacttcggctgtggagatctgctcaagcgctcggcctacaaatacttcgcag gaacttttcaatacgctccacctgagtggttctgcagacagcgctaccatgcgggtccagctacggtgtggtcagtaggagtgaccctcttcaacatcctgtgcaaccgtttccccttcggaggtgcactgagggtcacgtccagaagcaaactgaccttccccataactctgtcaacag aggcagtagacgcagatggagaagaggagaacacacaccgaacacacactgaacagcagattccagcagaaaacacactctga
- the LOC137489982 gene encoding serine/threonine-protein kinase pim-3-like isoform X1, whose protein sequence is MGENRSRSRSRSSAFIQAAVQDVRTHDGDGETQTVSQELDGPLPSLLAKSVSTDQGNRKRKRQSGSQQTPEDERPSTSSRRALKRSRRDAYAKGPLLGDGGFGSVFAGMRRSDGLPVAIKYVSKERTQRRLRVEGQGRLPLEVALMTRVNSAPACPNVLQLLDWFDRPRRYILILERPDPCQDLQSFCEENGCLDERLAKKVLVQLIAALKHCESRGVLHRDVKPENLLISTESQDIKLLDFGCGDLLKRSAYKYFAGTFQYAPPEWFCRQRYHAGPATVWSVGVTLFNILCNRFPFGGALRVTSRSKLTFPITLSTECRQLIGWCLSPAAADRPSLDDIERHPWLQ, encoded by the exons atgggtgaaaaccgca gccgctccagatccaggagttctgctttcatccaggcagctgttcaggacgtcaggacacatgatggtgatggtgaaacccagaccgtgagccaagagcttgatggacctctgccttccctgttggccaaatctgtgtccacagatcagggtaacaggaagaggaagcggcagagcggcagccagcaaacaccagaagatgaacgtccgtccacctcatctagaagagctctcaaacgctctcgcagag acgcgtatgcaaagggcccactgctgggagacggtggatttggctctgtgttcgctgggatgcgcaggtccgatggactgcca gtcgccatcaagtatgtgtctaaagagcggacacagaggagactgagagtt gaaggtcagggtcggctgccgctggaggtggcactgatgacccgcgtcaattcagctcctgcctgccccaacgtcctgcagctgcttgactggtttgaccgtcccagacgctacatcctgatcctggagcgtccggatccctgccaagacctccagagcttctgtgaggagaacggctgtctggatgagcgtctggccaagaaagtgctggtgcagctgatcgcggctctgaaacactgcgagagccgcggagtcctgcaccgggacgtcaagccagagaacctgctgatctccacagagtcccaggacatcaagctgctggacttcggctgtggagatctgctcaagcgctcggcctacaaatacttcgcag gaacttttcaatacgctccacctgagtggttctgcagacagcgctaccatgcgggtccagctacggtgtggtcagtaggagtgaccctcttcaacatcctgtgcaaccgtttccccttcggaggtgcactgagggtcacgtccagaagcaaactgaccttccccataactctgtcaacag agtgccgtcagctgattggctggtgtctcagtccagcggcggctgatcggcccagtttggacgatattgagcgccatccctggttacagtga
- the pimr62 gene encoding serine/threonine-protein kinase pim-3 isoform X2, translating into MGENRSRSRSRSSAFIQAAVQDVRTHDGDGETQTVSQELDGPLPSLLAKSVSTDQGNRKRKRQSGSQQTPEDERPSTSSRRALKRSRRDAYAKGPLLGDGGFGSVFAGMRRSDGLPVAIKYVSKERTQRRLRVEGQGRLPLEVALMTRVNSAPACPNVLQLLDWFDRPRRYILILERPDPCQDLQSFCEENGCLDERLAKKVLVQLIAALKHCESRGVLHRDVKPENLLISTESQDIKLLDFGCGDLLKRSAYKYFAGTIQYAPPEWFCRQRYHAGPATVWSVGVTLFNILCNRFPFGGALRVTSRSKLTFPITLSTEAVDADGEEENTHRTHTEQQIPAENTL; encoded by the exons atgggtgaaaaccgca gccgctccagatccaggagttctgctttcatccaggcagctgttcaggacgtcaggacacatgatggtgatggtgaaacccagaccgtgagccaagagcttgatggacctctgccttccctgttggccaaatctgtgtccacagatcagggtaacaggaagaggaagcggcagagcggcagccagcaaacaccagaagatgaacgtccgtccacctcatctagaagagctctcaaacgctctcgcagag acgcgtatgcaaagggcccactgctgggagacggtggatttggctctgtgttcgctgggatgcgcaggtccgatggactgcca gtcgccatcaagtatgtgtctaaagagcggacacagaggagactgagagtt gaaggtcagggtcggctgccgctggaggtggcactgatgacccgcgtcaattcagctcctgcctgccccaacgtcctgcagctgcttgactggtttgaccgtcccagacgctacatcctgatcctggagcgtccggatccctgccaagacctccagagcttctgtgaggagaacggctgtctggatgagcgtctggccaagaaagtgctggtgcagctgatcgcggctctgaaacactgcgagagccgcggagtcctgcaccgggacgtcaagccagagaacctgctgatctccacagagtcccaggacatcaagctgctggacttcggctgtggagatctgctcaagcgctcggcctacaaatacttcgcag gaactattcaatacgctccacctgagtggttctgcagacagcgctaccatgcgggtccagctacggtgtggtcagtaggagtgaccctcttcaacatcctgtgcaaccgtttccccttcggaggtgcactgagggtcacgtccagaagcaaactgaccttccccataactctgtcaacag aggcagtagacgcagatggagaagaggagaacacacaccgaacacacactgaacagcagattccagcagaaaacacactctga
- the LOC137487221 gene encoding serine/threonine-protein kinase pim-3: MGRFQMDHILSHLDWHLDVVHLGRCDLLCFICLQVAIKYVSKERTQRRLRVEGQGRLPLEVALMTRVNSAPACPNVLQLLDWFDRPRRYILILERPDPCQDLQSFCEENGCLDERLAKKVLVQLIAALKHCESRGVLHRDVKPENLLISTESQDIKLLDFGCGDLLKRSAYKYFAGTIQYAPPEWFCRQRYHAGPATVWSVGVTLFNILCNRFPFGGALRVTSRSKLTFPITLSTECRQLIGWCLSPAAADRPSLDDIERHPWLQ, translated from the exons ATGGGAAGGTTTCAGATGGATCATATACTCTCCCATCTGGACTGGCACCTAGATGTGGTGCATCTGG gcaggtgtgatttattatgctttatctgtctacaggtcgccatcaagtatgtgtctaaagagcggacacagaggagactgagagtt gaaggtcagggtcggctgccgctggaggtggcactgatgacccgcgtcaattcagctcctgcctgccccaacgtcctgcagctgcttgactggtttgaccgtcccagacgctacatcctgatcctggagcgtccggatccctgccaagacctccagagcttctgtgaggagaacggctgtctggatgagcgtctggccaagaaagtgctggtgcagctgatcgcggctctgaaacactgcgagagccgcggagtcctgcaccgggacgtcaagccagagaacctgctgatctccacagagtcccaggacatcaagctgctggacttcggctgtggagatctgctcaagcgctcggcctacaaatacttcgcag gaactattcaatacgctccacctgagtggttctgcagacagcgctaccatgcgggtccagctacggtgtggtcagtaggagtgaccctcttcaacatcctgtgcaaccgtttccccttcggaggtgcactgagggtcacgtccagaagcaaactgaccttccccataactctgtcaacag agtgccgtcagctgattggctggtgtctcagtccagcggcggctgatcggcccagtttggacgatattgagcgccatccctggttacagtga